Proteins from a genomic interval of Burkholderia cepacia GG4:
- a CDS encoding IS3-like element IS407 family transposase (programmed frameshift) produces the protein MKKRFTEQQIIGFLKEAEAGVPVKELCRKHGFSDASFYTWRAKFGGMEVSEARRLKDLEVENARLKKLLAEAMLDMEALKVVVKGKPLSPQAKREAVSAIREKVNISERRACRLVGLSRSVLHYDAKPDHENEVLAARLVELAHERRRFGYRRLHALVEREGTHANHKRIYRLYREAGLAVRRRRKRHGVMIEREQLALPGAPNEVWSIDFVMDALSNGRRVKCLTVVDDFTKEAVDIVVDHGISGLYVARALDRAARFRGYPKAVRTDQGPEFTSRALDQWAYANGVTLKLIQAGKPTQNAYIESFNGKFRDECLNEHWFTTLAHARAVIAAWRQDYNEQRPHSALNYLAPSEFAAKHRATADAPAAFQELV, from the exons ATGAAGAAGCGCTTTACGGAACAGCAAATCATCGGGTTTCTGAAGGAAGCCGAGGCCGGTGTGCCGGTCAAGGAACTGTGCAGGAAGCACGGGTTCAGTGACGCGTCGTTCTACACCTGGCGGGCGAAGTTCGGCGGCATGGAAGTCTCGGAAGCCCGCCGGCTCAAGGACCTCGAGGTGGAGAATGCCCGGCTGAAGAAACTGTTGGCCGAAGCAATGCTCGATATGGAAGCGTTGAAGGTCGTCGTCAAGGGAAAGC CCCTGAGCCCGCAAGCCAAACGCGAAGCAGTGTCGGCGATTCGGGAGAAGGTCAACATCTCTGAGCGCCGCGCCTGCCGGCTTGTCGGGCTTTCTCGCAGCGTGCTGCATTACGACGCGAAGCCGGACCACGAGAATGAGGTGCTAGCGGCGCGTCTGGTGGAGTTGGCGCACGAACGTCGTCGATTCGGCTACCGCCGACTGCACGCCCTGGTGGAACGCGAAGGCACGCACGCCAATCACAAGCGCATCTATCGTCTGTACCGTGAGGCAGGGCTGGCTGTGCGGCGCCGTCGCAAGCGCCACGGCGTCATGATTGAGCGCGAGCAACTGGCATTGCCGGGCGCGCCCAACGAGGTGTGGTCAATCGATTTCGTGATGGATGCGCTTTCCAACGGCCGGCGCGTGAAGTGCCTGACCGTCGTCGACGACTTCACGAAAGAGGCTGTCGACATCGTCGTCGACCATGGCATCTCAGGTTTGTATGTCGCTCGGGCATTGGACCGTGCAGCTCGCTTCCGTGGCTATCCCAAGGCCGTGCGAACAGACCAGGGCCCCGAATTTACGAGCCGCGCGCTTGACCAGTGGGCGTATGCGAACGGCGTCACGCTGAAGTTGATTCAGGCGGGCAAGCCAACGCAGAATGCGTACATCGAGTCGTTCAACGGCAAGTTCCGCGACGAATGCCTTAACGAGCACTGGTTCACGACGCTTGCACACGCTCGGGCTGTCATCGCGGCATGGCGTCAGGACTACAACGAGCAAAGGCCGCACAGCGCATTGAACTACCTTGCGCCGTCAGAGTTTGCGGCGAAACATCGGGCAACCGCGGATGCTCCTGCCGCTTTCCAGGAGTTGGTTTAA